One part of the Ursus arctos isolate Adak ecotype North America unplaced genomic scaffold, UrsArc2.0 scaffold_16, whole genome shotgun sequence genome encodes these proteins:
- the LOC125281935 gene encoding ral guanine nucleotide dissociation stimulator-like: protein MWPSQCDRGAPPHLGHRELRKQEILFARIQLELFKKLLPHQCLGSIWSKRNKPGSEHLAPTVRATVAQFNGVAKCVITTCLGNPSMTARDRAMVVEHWIKMAKACQALRNYSSLHAILSALQSVSIHRLENTWGKVSRKPLRIFQKLCSKDTAQGRNLLIKDTGCRALPWHFPHQVADVGYCSGGLSGGG, encoded by the exons ATGTGGCCGAGCCAGTGCGATCGAGGAGCGCCACCACATCTGGGGCACCGggagctgagaaagcaagaaatattgttcgccaggatacaactg gagctgttcaagaagctgctgccccatcagtgcctgggctccatctggtccaagcgcaacaagcctggcagtgagcacctggcacccacggtccgggccactgtcgcccagttcaacggtgtggccaagtgtgtcatcaccacctgccttggcaacccgagcatgacagcccgggacagggccatggtggtggagcactggatcaagatggccaag gcctgtcaagccctgaggaactactcctccttacatgccatcctctcggctctgcagagtgtctccattcaccgtctcgagaacacgtgggggaaggtttccag gaagccattgaggatctttcaaaagctgtgcagcaaggacactgcacagggcaggaacctgctcatcaag gacacagggtgtcgtgcccttccttggcactttcctcaccaagTTGCTGATGTTGGATACTGCAGTGGAggtctatctggaggtgggtga